One Paenibacillus sp. FSL H7-0737 DNA segment encodes these proteins:
- a CDS encoding class I SAM-dependent methyltransferase, with product MTEWYEKSFGEDYLIVYKHRDFGGARKEVDQMIAWLRLPPGSKVLDLCCGMGRHSLALAKEGYEVTGVDLSEVLLREARSQVGAQKVTWIRSDMRDLPLDGGFDAVVNLFTSFGYFEKDEEQVKVLREIYRLLKPGGKFVIDFLNPAHVIRHLVPHSTREDGENLIDESRRIEDGYVKKDIILTTKNDPTPRQYHERVKLYSLEEFKEMIEKAGLQLEAVHGSYEDEVYDVERSTRMIFGGTRP from the coding sequence ATGACTGAATGGTATGAAAAGAGCTTCGGAGAGGATTACCTGATCGTGTATAAGCACCGGGATTTCGGTGGAGCACGTAAAGAAGTAGATCAGATGATCGCCTGGCTGAGACTGCCCCCAGGTTCGAAAGTGCTGGATTTATGTTGTGGGATGGGACGTCATTCTCTGGCACTTGCGAAGGAAGGGTACGAGGTTACCGGAGTGGATTTGTCGGAGGTCTTGCTGCGTGAAGCTCGGTCTCAAGTCGGGGCGCAGAAGGTAACCTGGATCCGTTCCGACATGCGCGATTTACCACTAGATGGAGGATTCGATGCCGTAGTTAATCTGTTCACTTCTTTTGGTTATTTTGAAAAAGATGAGGAGCAAGTAAAGGTTCTGCGTGAAATCTATCGTCTGCTGAAGCCAGGTGGCAAGTTCGTTATTGATTTTTTGAATCCTGCGCATGTGATTCGTCATCTGGTGCCGCATTCTACGCGTGAGGACGGAGAGAATTTGATAGATGAGTCACGCCGGATTGAGGATGGTTATGTGAAGAAGGACATCATTCTAACCACTAAGAATGACCCTACGCCTCGTCAATATCATGAGCGTGTGAAGCTTTATTCACTGGAGGAGTTCAAGGAAATGATTGAGAAAGCGGGCTTGCAGCTCGAAGCTGTACATGGCAGCTATGAAGATGAGGTTTATGATGTAGAAAGGTCCACGCGGATGATCTTTGGTGGAACACGTCCCTAA
- a CDS encoding glycoside hydrolase family 13 protein: protein MNPKWWKESVVYQIYPISFMDSNGDGIGDLQGIISRLDYLQDLGVDVIWVCPIYKSPNHDNGYDISDYCDIMKEFGTMDDFDRLLRELHARGMKLMMDLVLNHTSHEHPWFVESRSSKDNPKRDYYIWRKGKNGGPPNNWESYFSGSVWELDPRTDEYYLHLYSKYQPDLNWENPVVIDKLHEMVEWWLKKGVDGFRFDAIAHIVKTKGYPDADNPNGTPTVRAYGMFSNLEDVHTLLQNLYDKVLYFYDIMTVGETSGLGPEQALDYVGDGRRELNMTFQFEHMFLDAASPGSGKWDVVPWSLLELKKIMSSWQTVLHERGWNANYLCNHDQPRSVSRFGNDLFYRIPSAKMLATFIHMLEGTPYIYQGEEIGMTNVCFDSIDEYRDVETLNYYEEKRKNGVPEEQIMSAIHHKSRDNARTPMQWDDGHAGGFTTGTPWIEVNSNHMEINAGNAVKDPDSIYNYYKQLIALRKKYKVIVYGSYELLLAEHTEIYAYSRTLEDQRLLVILNFFDREPEFEWPAGFDPDQLELLISNYPESKDQDIRSFKLRPYEARVYLQQRV, encoded by the coding sequence ATGAACCCCAAATGGTGGAAAGAAAGCGTCGTGTATCAGATTTATCCGATCAGCTTCATGGACAGTAATGGAGATGGAATCGGAGATTTGCAAGGTATTATATCCAGACTGGATTATTTACAGGATCTAGGTGTAGATGTGATCTGGGTCTGTCCTATTTATAAATCACCTAACCATGATAACGGGTATGATATCAGTGATTACTGTGACATTATGAAGGAATTCGGTACGATGGATGATTTTGACCGGTTGCTCAGGGAGTTGCACGCACGTGGAATGAAGCTGATGATGGATTTGGTTCTGAACCACACGTCACATGAGCATCCTTGGTTTGTAGAATCCAGGTCGTCGAAGGACAATCCTAAACGGGACTATTATATTTGGCGAAAAGGTAAAAATGGCGGCCCCCCGAACAACTGGGAGTCTTATTTCAGTGGCTCGGTATGGGAGCTTGATCCGCGGACGGATGAATATTATCTACATCTCTACTCCAAATACCAGCCCGATCTGAACTGGGAGAATCCTGTGGTCATTGATAAGCTGCATGAAATGGTGGAGTGGTGGCTGAAGAAGGGTGTGGATGGATTTCGTTTTGATGCGATTGCACATATCGTGAAGACGAAAGGGTATCCAGATGCAGACAACCCGAACGGAACACCTACGGTAAGGGCCTACGGTATGTTCTCCAATCTGGAGGATGTGCATACCTTGCTACAGAATCTATACGATAAGGTGTTATATTTCTACGATATTATGACGGTAGGAGAGACTTCGGGACTCGGACCAGAGCAGGCGCTGGATTATGTAGGTGACGGACGCCGGGAGCTGAATATGACTTTTCAGTTTGAACATATGTTTCTGGATGCCGCTTCACCGGGTAGTGGGAAATGGGATGTGGTTCCCTGGAGTCTACTTGAACTGAAAAAGATCATGAGTAGCTGGCAGACAGTTTTACATGAGAGAGGATGGAATGCGAACTATTTATGTAACCATGATCAGCCGCGTTCGGTGTCTCGGTTCGGGAACGATCTCTTTTACCGGATTCCTTCTGCAAAAATGCTTGCGACCTTTATTCATATGCTGGAAGGCACACCTTATATTTATCAAGGAGAAGAAATCGGCATGACGAATGTCTGTTTCGATTCCATTGATGAATACCGGGATGTGGAGACACTTAATTATTATGAAGAAAAGCGAAAAAACGGTGTTCCAGAAGAGCAGATTATGTCTGCGATTCATCATAAAAGCCGGGACAATGCCCGTACCCCTATGCAATGGGACGATGGACATGCAGGTGGCTTTACAACAGGAACACCCTGGATTGAAGTGAATTCCAACCATATGGAGATTAACGCTGGCAATGCGGTTAAAGATCCGGATTCTATCTACAACTACTATAAACAGCTGATAGCGTTAAGAAAAAAATACAAGGTGATCGTGTACGGATCATATGAGCTACTGCTTGCAGAGCATACTGAGATTTATGCGTATTCCCGAACTTTAGAGGATCAACGATTGTTGGTTATTTTGAATTTTTTTGATAGAGAGCCTGAATTCGAATGGCCAGCGGGGTTCGATCCCGATCAGTTGGAGTTATTAATCAGTAATTACCCGGAGTCAAAAGATCAGGATATTCGTTCTTTCAAGCTTCGTCCTTATGAAGCAAGGGTATATTTGCAGCAGCGTGTGTAA
- a CDS encoding response regulator, with protein sequence MMKLLIAEDEDTIREGIVNMIDWKSHQIEVMGEAGNGSEALALMENEQPDLLLTDIRMPQMGGLELIEVARRRGYGFRSIILSGYNEFSYAKQAISLGVVDYVLKPCRPEEILKTVLKAKELIERQRNQEDEQLKRDRSWHKNAPLVKSQVLSQWIYHPPVPLERRQELIGELSMAIGFEGPQIGLVSFDFDPPSATGTGQDFVLLRYAALNIISETLSPIYRGKIETFHDGNNLLWIGSGLAGTDSRKPYRAPLQLKEQIEKLQSNLEKYLKLSISIAVGSCRSDISEAHLSYKEALQAMESRFLNGKGGVYYYTEGTGVIGGAPQEIGILDDSELNVLEDEMLVAVGAGSNELALDLLEKWLDRFRSNPGCLKQEVNIRATAFVVRLKRLAQEKQVAGFEWKQHLVNWMEQAPQIETLEELSTILNKVMQNVVEAFSKHRPLHRTVVTAMEIIRNKYNTNLTLEYVAKEAYVSNTYLSSLFRQELGVNFLDYLHQYRVEEAKKLLRQNLKMYAVAKLVGYGEERHFSATFKKWTGLTPSQYQKGLGK encoded by the coding sequence ATGATGAAGCTGCTGATTGCTGAAGACGAAGATACGATCCGTGAGGGCATTGTGAATATGATTGATTGGAAGTCACATCAGATTGAGGTCATGGGTGAGGCGGGGAACGGAAGTGAAGCGCTGGCTTTGATGGAGAATGAACAGCCCGATCTTTTGTTAACGGATATTCGTATGCCACAAATGGGTGGTCTCGAGCTGATTGAAGTCGCACGGCGTAGAGGTTACGGCTTCCGGTCGATTATTTTATCCGGGTATAACGAGTTTTCTTATGCGAAGCAAGCGATCTCCCTGGGTGTTGTTGATTATGTGCTGAAGCCATGCCGACCTGAGGAAATTCTGAAGACGGTACTGAAGGCCAAGGAACTTATTGAAAGACAACGGAATCAGGAGGATGAACAGCTTAAAAGAGATCGTTCTTGGCATAAAAATGCACCGCTTGTCAAAAGCCAGGTTCTGTCTCAATGGATTTATCATCCCCCGGTTCCGCTAGAACGGCGACAGGAGCTGATCGGCGAGTTATCTATGGCGATTGGCTTTGAAGGACCACAAATTGGTCTGGTCAGTTTTGATTTTGACCCACCCTCTGCTACAGGAACAGGACAGGATTTTGTACTTCTACGTTACGCAGCGTTAAATATTATCAGTGAGACCTTGTCTCCTATCTATAGAGGAAAAATAGAGACTTTTCATGATGGCAATAACTTGCTATGGATTGGCAGCGGATTAGCCGGAACCGATTCTCGCAAGCCTTACCGAGCACCACTCCAATTGAAAGAGCAGATTGAGAAGCTGCAGAGTAATTTGGAGAAATATCTCAAACTGTCAATCAGCATTGCCGTTGGCTCCTGTCGTTCGGATATTTCTGAAGCGCATCTGTCGTATAAAGAAGCCCTTCAGGCGATGGAATCGCGATTTTTGAACGGAAAAGGTGGTGTCTATTACTATACAGAAGGAACGGGAGTAATAGGTGGCGCTCCACAGGAAATCGGGATTTTAGATGATTCTGAATTAAATGTGCTGGAGGATGAAATGCTTGTGGCGGTGGGGGCTGGGAGCAATGAGCTCGCACTCGATCTGCTGGAGAAATGGCTGGATCGTTTTCGTAGCAATCCGGGATGTCTTAAGCAAGAAGTGAATATTCGGGCAACTGCTTTTGTAGTTCGATTAAAGAGACTCGCGCAGGAAAAACAAGTCGCTGGCTTCGAATGGAAGCAGCATTTGGTCAATTGGATGGAGCAGGCTCCACAGATAGAGACGTTGGAAGAATTGTCTACGATTTTGAATAAGGTCATGCAGAATGTGGTGGAGGCTTTTTCTAAACATCGTCCACTCCATCGTACAGTAGTCACTGCTATGGAGATCATCCGCAATAAATACAATACCAATCTGACACTAGAGTATGTCGCGAAAGAAGCCTATGTTTCTAATACTTATTTAAGCTCACTTTTCCGTCAGGAGCTTGGTGTGAATTTTCTCGATTACTTGCACCAATACCGGGTAGAAGAAGCGAAAAAGCTGCTCCGCCAAAATCTAAAGATGTACGCCGTTGCAAAATTGGTAGGGTACGGTGAAGAGCGTCACTTCAGTGCTACTTTTAAAAAATGGACTGGACTTACACCTTCACAATATCAAAAGGGATTAGGGAAGTAG
- a CDS encoding sensor histidine kinase: MNRNFRLVSRYRHLPLQFKLLLWFVPLLLVTIFAMGWNSYQISSQQVVEKMKQSQDHLTKKTAEQIDEMVRGMISFSNTLFLDESVQRLLASSEAQKERNSVFKTVTNLMVAGNSIQSLILYSLDDNNGAEPFAANQAGLTTGMKYSDFIKTSYYKEAIKAAGSPTFGLSRPTDGIFVGDHYHKIVLSRIIMNIYTLKPAGLAVIGVDAGKIGSQYLDNAEDDVDMFVIDRDGLIITASNPSWIGKRDLELPYFADSDPKLTVKKRLESTADHKQWIVSHLQSETTGWYVVVAHSKRQLVKELGQILQVTMTIAVLCLVVSLMVTWLAAAAITKPLKKLSRSMRRLQTGDFTQRVFFEGNDEIGLLGHGYNLMVQRIKSLINDVYASRMKQQEAELKTLQAQIRPHFLYNTLNTICWEAEKKGDKEIADMVYSLSQVFRLSLNDGRDTFTLEQEVELVTNYLFLQKNRFKERFEFEISLDESIKDFTVPKLLLQPLAENAVIHGIEPLSGSGLISVRAYRIEKTIVLEVQDNGAGITADRLLELHQRLARGNSLPEEDNVGRTGFALMNVQERLALFFTGASLQLESVEGAGTRIIIHITVEGP; the protein is encoded by the coding sequence ATGAATCGAAACTTTCGCTTAGTCAGCCGTTATCGCCATCTTCCGCTCCAATTTAAGCTGTTGTTATGGTTCGTCCCCCTGCTTCTGGTGACCATATTCGCTATGGGCTGGAACTCGTATCAGATCTCTTCACAGCAGGTGGTGGAGAAAATGAAGCAGTCGCAGGATCATCTTACCAAAAAAACAGCAGAGCAGATCGATGAGATGGTACGGGGCATGATATCTTTTTCGAATACACTCTTTCTGGATGAAAGTGTGCAGCGGCTCTTAGCATCGTCTGAAGCACAAAAGGAACGTAATTCTGTATTTAAGACCGTTACCAATCTTATGGTTGCAGGCAATTCAATTCAATCGCTGATTCTGTATTCTTTAGACGATAACAATGGAGCAGAGCCTTTTGCTGCGAATCAGGCAGGATTGACGACAGGTATGAAGTACTCAGATTTTATCAAAACCTCGTATTATAAAGAAGCTATTAAAGCAGCAGGTAGCCCAACCTTTGGACTCTCCAGGCCGACTGACGGCATTTTTGTAGGCGATCATTATCATAAGATTGTGCTTTCCAGAATCATCATGAATATTTACACCTTAAAGCCGGCAGGACTCGCTGTGATCGGTGTGGATGCAGGGAAGATTGGGAGCCAATATCTGGACAATGCTGAAGATGATGTAGATATGTTCGTAATTGATCGGGATGGGCTGATTATTACGGCTTCGAATCCGAGCTGGATTGGCAAAAGAGATCTGGAACTTCCGTATTTTGCGGACAGCGACCCTAAGCTGACTGTGAAAAAAAGGCTGGAATCTACAGCGGATCATAAACAGTGGATTGTGTCACATCTGCAGTCGGAGACGACAGGCTGGTATGTGGTGGTGGCTCATTCCAAGCGGCAGCTTGTTAAAGAGCTCGGTCAGATTTTACAGGTCACGATGACGATTGCTGTTCTGTGTTTAGTAGTTAGCCTAATGGTTACCTGGCTGGCAGCTGCTGCTATCACGAAACCACTGAAGAAGCTTTCCCGTTCGATGCGCAGACTGCAGACAGGTGATTTCACGCAGCGGGTATTTTTTGAAGGAAATGACGAGATCGGCTTACTCGGGCATGGTTATAATCTAATGGTGCAGCGGATTAAATCGCTCATCAATGATGTATACGCCTCAAGAATGAAGCAACAGGAAGCAGAGTTGAAAACGCTTCAAGCCCAAATCAGGCCTCACTTTTTATATAACACGTTAAATACAATCTGTTGGGAAGCTGAGAAGAAGGGAGATAAAGAAATTGCCGATATGGTGTATTCTCTCTCTCAAGTGTTCCGACTGAGCTTAAATGATGGACGGGATACGTTTACTTTGGAGCAGGAAGTAGAGCTGGTGACCAATTACTTGTTCCTGCAGAAAAATCGCTTTAAGGAGCGTTTTGAATTCGAAATTTCTCTGGATGAGAGTATCAAGGATTTCACAGTACCAAAGCTGCTGCTGCAGCCACTAGCCGAGAACGCAGTGATTCACGGGATTGAGCCGCTGTCTGGAAGTGGGCTGATATCCGTTCGAGCTTACCGTATAGAGAAGACTATTGTGCTTGAGGTACAGGATAATGGTGCAGGGATCACGGCAGATAGGCTTCTAGAGCTACATCAACGTTTAGCGAGGGGAAATTCTTTACCTGAGGAAGACAATGTTGGACGCACAGGATTTGCGCTCATGAATGTGCAGGAACGACTGGCCTTATTTTTTACAGGAGCCTCTTTACAACTAGAGAGTGTGGAAGGGGCAGGAACACGTATTATTATTCATATCACTGTGGAGGGGCCATAA
- a CDS encoding ABC transporter substrate-binding protein, whose product MKSKGIKLMLMSLMLPALLAGCGGGNNNAKATNAPANDKAEATAEATANAPAEKITLKFFTALADRANGSGKVEQDIIDAYMKEHPNVKIEVEALQDEPYKSKIKVYASSNQMPDIIQAWGQPSFLSPLLDNDLLLELNSADFEGDQFVSGSMDGFSKDGKLYGLPRSADYMVMFYNKKIFADNGIEVPKTTADLLAAVKTLRANKINPIAMNGMDAWTLPIWYEFVAQRQNGDFNKMDEAVARKISFNDPSLVAAATEMQDFANAKGFADGWLTADYGAARNLFGQGQAAMFFMGAWESGLATDVNFSEEFRNNVGAFAFPGSDKGKSTDDAAWYGGGYAVSKNSKHPEAAVDFLKYFFAPENWSKMLWQAGAGTPAQKFDEFLTGNETQLQKELVDVFSSMTSSSGTPLQDIGNDEFKQKVMEAHQSLLSGAMNTAEFAKALDAASDKLAGK is encoded by the coding sequence ATGAAAAGTAAAGGAATCAAGCTAATGCTTATGAGTCTAATGCTTCCAGCTCTGCTTGCAGGCTGTGGTGGCGGAAATAACAATGCGAAAGCTACAAACGCTCCTGCAAATGACAAAGCCGAAGCTACTGCCGAGGCCACAGCGAACGCACCAGCCGAAAAAATTACACTGAAGTTCTTCACCGCACTTGCGGATCGGGCAAACGGTTCAGGCAAGGTGGAGCAAGACATTATCGACGCTTATATGAAAGAGCATCCTAACGTCAAGATAGAAGTGGAAGCGCTTCAAGATGAACCTTATAAATCAAAAATCAAAGTATATGCTTCCAGCAATCAGATGCCTGATATCATTCAAGCTTGGGGTCAGCCTTCTTTCCTGAGTCCTCTGCTCGATAATGACTTACTGCTTGAACTGAACAGCGCTGACTTCGAAGGTGATCAGTTTGTTTCTGGTTCCATGGACGGCTTCAGCAAAGATGGCAAACTGTATGGATTGCCACGTAGTGCCGACTATATGGTTATGTTCTATAACAAGAAAATCTTTGCTGACAACGGCATTGAGGTTCCAAAGACTACCGCTGACCTGCTCGCAGCTGTCAAAACATTACGTGCAAACAAGATTAACCCTATCGCTATGAACGGTATGGATGCATGGACGCTGCCAATCTGGTATGAGTTTGTGGCTCAACGTCAAAATGGTGATTTTAATAAGATGGATGAAGCAGTTGCTCGTAAAATATCCTTTAATGATCCTAGTCTTGTTGCAGCTGCAACTGAAATGCAAGATTTCGCAAATGCTAAAGGTTTTGCCGACGGCTGGCTGACCGCCGATTACGGTGCAGCGCGTAACTTGTTCGGACAAGGACAAGCCGCTATGTTCTTTATGGGCGCTTGGGAGTCTGGCCTAGCTACAGATGTGAACTTCTCTGAAGAATTCCGCAATAATGTAGGCGCATTCGCCTTCCCTGGTTCAGATAAAGGTAAATCAACGGATGATGCTGCTTGGTACGGTGGTGGATATGCAGTAAGTAAAAACTCCAAGCATCCTGAAGCTGCTGTTGATTTCTTGAAATATTTCTTCGCTCCTGAGAACTGGTCCAAGATGTTATGGCAAGCTGGCGCGGGTACACCTGCGCAAAAATTCGATGAATTCTTGACTGGTAATGAAACTCAACTCCAAAAAGAACTAGTCGATGTCTTCAGCTCGATGACCTCTTCTAGCGGAACTCCGCTACAGGATATTGGTAACGATGAGTTCAAGCAAAAGGTAATGGAAGCTCACCAAAGTCTACTCTCCGGCGCTATGAATACAGCGGAATTCGCCAAAGCACTTGACGCTGCATCCGATAAATTGGCTGGTAAATAA